The Victivallis sp. Marseille-Q1083 genome has a window encoding:
- a CDS encoding dynamin family protein has product MARWTAAEALQLLLRNFLQRGADAAEPLRAGEMATGEALSLQLRKIRAVRDQGAPRQIGVLGAPKRGKSSLINALLKLELMPVARDFLSSSVIRTCRDPALTDRFKVIVHNSDGYQTFQIVDEPAAVTALIEQYGTRRGETSAEWIEISSAFPDAALLHDGGMLLDTPGAELAFECGGEDGRLERETARALAILDEVHIPVFCVRADQIGARSDAVFYQRELSRRHSFNVVNFRDRYEEADLLLHAVRTYGFPPDRVAAVSAREAILALRAGDRAAYDASGLSELQRLFQQEIAALSEPTALLEVLEEFNAFRRALPARRRQLLSRLLLANCRMAFEREIPESAAGDCWKELEKG; this is encoded by the coding sequence ATGGCCCGCTGGACCGCCGCCGAAGCCTTGCAACTCCTGCTGCGCAACTTCCTGCAGCGCGGCGCCGATGCCGCCGAGCCGCTGCGGGCCGGTGAAATGGCAACCGGCGAAGCGTTGTCGCTGCAACTGCGCAAAATCCGGGCGGTGCGCGATCAGGGCGCTCCGCGGCAGATCGGCGTTCTCGGCGCGCCGAAACGCGGCAAATCCAGTTTGATCAACGCCTTGCTCAAACTGGAGCTGATGCCGGTGGCCCGGGATTTTCTGTCTTCCAGCGTGATCCGGACCTGCCGGGATCCGGCGTTGACCGATCGTTTCAAAGTCATCGTCCACAACAGCGACGGTTACCAGACGTTCCAAATCGTCGACGAACCGGCCGCGGTGACCGCCCTGATCGAGCAGTACGGGACGCGGCGCGGCGAAACTTCGGCCGAATGGATCGAAATCAGTTCGGCGTTTCCCGATGCCGCGCTCCTGCACGACGGCGGTATGCTGCTCGATACGCCCGGCGCCGAACTGGCGTTCGAATGCGGCGGGGAAGACGGCCGGCTGGAACGGGAAACCGCTCGCGCCCTGGCGATTCTGGATGAGGTGCACATCCCGGTGTTCTGCGTCCGGGCCGATCAGATCGGCGCCCGTTCCGACGCGGTGTTCTACCAGCGGGAACTCAGCCGGCGGCATTCCTTCAATGTCGTCAACTTCAGGGATCGTTATGAAGAGGCGGACCTGCTGCTTCACGCCGTGCGAACTTACGGCTTTCCGCCGGACCGGGTAGCGGCAGTCTCCGCCAGGGAAGCGATTCTGGCCTTGCGGGCCGGCGACCGGGCCGCTTACGACGCGAGCGGACTGTCGGAACTGCAGCGCCTCTTTCAGCAGGAGATAGCCGCCCTGAGCGAACCGACGGCGCTGCTCGAAGTGCTGGAAGAATTCAATGCTTTCCGGCGCGCCCTTCCCGCCCGGCGCCGGCAACTGCTGTCCAGACTGCTGCTGGCCAACTGCCGGATGGCTTTCGAGCGGGAAATTCCGGAAAGTGCGGCCGGCGATTGCTGGAAGGAGTTGGAAAAAGGATGA